A genome region from Wielerella bovis includes the following:
- a CDS encoding 4Fe-4S dicluster domain-containing protein yields MSEEKYKLIIDGLEVEADKNDTIIQAYAKAGKAITANVGCMGQGVCGSCRCLVRKEGERSAETKLGCETKIEAGMQVSFLDYFLPTHVHHYDMNKVGDGWNWLEEVDETFPEAKNCRHCGGCDTACPKGLEVQNGVAQVVMGDFSTASTTFDECVMCNLCTLACPEHIRPNHLGLFARRMKAARTLRPIDLMRRLQEIDSGKVSVNIDAI; encoded by the coding sequence ATGAGCGAAGAAAAATACAAATTAATCATTGATGGTTTGGAAGTGGAAGCCGATAAAAATGACACCATTATTCAAGCCTATGCCAAAGCAGGTAAGGCGATTACTGCCAATGTGGGTTGCATGGGGCAGGGTGTATGTGGTTCTTGCCGCTGCTTGGTGCGTAAAGAAGGCGAACGTTCTGCTGAAACCAAATTAGGTTGCGAAACCAAAATTGAAGCAGGTATGCAAGTGAGCTTTTTGGATTACTTCTTGCCTACTCATGTGCATCATTATGATATGAATAAAGTTGGCGATGGTTGGAATTGGTTAGAAGAAGTAGATGAAACATTCCCAGAAGCGAAAAATTGCCGTCATTGTGGTGGTTGTGATACTGCTTGTCCCAAAGGTTTGGAAGTACAAAATGGCGTGGCACAAGTGGTAATGGGCGATTTTTCTACCGCTTCTACTACATTTGATGAATGCGTTATGTGTAATTTATGCACGTTGGCTTGCCCTGAGCATATTCGTCCGAATCATTTAGGTTTATTTGCTCGTCGCATGAAAGCAGCGCGTACTTTGCGTCCAATTGATTTGATGCGCCGTTTGCAAGAAATTGATTCTGGCAAAGTTTCTGTAAACATTGATGCAATTTGA